The proteins below come from a single Pleuronectes platessa chromosome 1, fPlePla1.1, whole genome shotgun sequence genomic window:
- the gas8 gene encoding dynein regulatory complex subunit 4 produces the protein MPPKNKGSAKKPAKPRTPTLIDGLTKEELSKEQMEEHIVGLREELDREREERNYFQLERDTIQNFSENTKRALQEMKAEMNNLDKDIEEDERCHQVEIKVFNQKMKHLLCEHQNTISELRANAVVSTEMQQKEQDTLEFELHKRMKAIKVQMEEINDENLVKDLELKHAEEMTEVKDKLEKQLRETEAVYEGKTTFLLQELENMRKNGISEKEDHWNSHIDVLVSDHNKALREASELVKDLQQALEGSDSFKTQMKEMKTKQKQEEKDLILVLRDNKRLAEQLSKAEEEIAEKKKKMKHSAMKKEDTKEKIVEKKMNDLKQDYETLKETFNKLQLERDELYERHSQSVQKAQHKADLKNMQLETKLKALTDNLEKTNAQLHSVLTSSNMDQTGLREVINNIQENPDSDNNTIKILQYKKHQISKAREDLLLYYKAKLRALGVPVEELHAEPFESSRTGKIRGRALDIGFAQK, from the exons ATG CCTCCCAAAAACAAAGGCTCGGCTAAAAAGCCCGCAAAGCCCCGGACGCCCACTCTGATCGATGGCCTCACCAAGGAGGAGCTGTCCAAGGAGCAG aTGGAGGAGCACATTGTGGGCCTTCGAGAGGAGCTGGatcgagagagggaggagcggAACTACTTTCAGCTGGAGAGGGACACGATTCAAAACTTCTCGGAGAACACAAAGAgagcgctgcaggagatgaaggCTGAAATGAACAACCTAGACAAGGACATTGAAGAGGATGAGAGGTGCCACCAAGTAGAGATCAAG GTGTTCAACCAGAAGATGAAGCACCTCCTTTGTGAACACCAGAACACGATCTCGGAGTTGAGAGCAAATGCTGTAGTCTCGACTGAAATGCAGCAGAAGGAACAAGACACATTAGAGTTTGAGCTTCATAAGAGAATGAAGGCCATCAAGGTCCAGATGGAGGAGATTAACGATGAAAACCTTGTCAAGGACCTTGAACTG AAACATGCTGAAGAAATGACTGAAGTGAAGGACAAATTGGAGAAGCAACTCAGAG AAACTGAAGCTGTGTATGAAGGAAAAACTACGTTTCTGCTACAAGAGCTGGAAAACATGAGGAAAAATGGGATCAGTGAGAAAGAGGATCACTGGAACAGCCACATCGATGTTCTGGTATCCGACCACAACAAAGCTCTCAGGGAAGCTAGTGAGCTGGTGAAAGACTTACAACAGGCTCTGGAGGGGAGTGATTCATTCAAG acacaaatgaaagaaatgaagacGAAACAGAAGCAGGAGGAAAAGGACCTGATCCTTGTTTTGCGTGATAACAAACGTCTTGCTGAGCAACTCTCGAAAGCTGAAGAGGAAATtgctgaaaagaagaaaaaaatgaaacacagcGCAATGAAAAAG GAGGACACCAAAGAAAAGATCGTAGAAAAGAAGATGAATGATCTGAAACAGGATTACGAGACGCTGAAAGAGACATTCAACAAG CTTCAGCTTGAGAGGGACGAGCTGTACGAGAGGCACTCTCAGTCTGTTCAGAAGGCACAGCACAAAGCCGATCTGAAGAACATGCAGCTGGAGACGAAGCTGAAAGCTCTCACAGACAATCTGGAGAAGACAAACGCTCAGCTCCACTCTGTGCTCACTTCCTCTAACATGGACCAGACAGGCCTTCGTGAGGTCATAAACAACATTCAG GAAAACCCTGACTCCGACAATAACACCATCAAGATCTTACAGTATAAAAAACATCAGATTTCCAAG GCGCGTGAGGATTTGCTGCTATACTACAAGGCCAAGCTAAGGGCTCTCGGTGTCCCAGTGGAGGAGCTTCATGCTGAGCCCTTTGAGAGCAGTCGTACTGGAAAAATTCGAGGACGGGCCTTAGATATTGGCTTTGCCCAGAAGTGA
- the si:ch211-122f10.4 gene encoding cathepsin A-like: MLSCGLLMCVLAVLQLGSWAQYSPDEVTHLPGMMFKPNYQQWSGYLRVGPGRFFHYWFVTSQRDPLNDPLVLWLNGGPGCSSLDGLLSENGPFHVNDNGATLYENKFSWNKIANVLYLESPAGVGYSYSDDQIYKTNDTQVAKDNYVALQGFFTKFPNFTKNDFFIFGESYGGVYAPTLSLLVATGPARINLKGFAVGNGISSFALNDQSLIYFGYYHGLFGEDLWRDLNKNCCEKGTCNFHNSTLESCQELVMEAFDIVYSSGLNEYALYLDCEGPNRFHRGYEKTMSHLFKTYRKPPQSRKFSYRATSSVSLGEVPPCINSTAQMNWLNRGDVKKALHIPDTLPPWDICSDEVGENYTNQYTTMKDVYLKLLSLGLRALVYNGDTDMACNFLGDQWFVEDLGIKATTKYQHWIHEEQIAGFYQQFGNVTFLTIKGAGHMVPQWAPGPAFHMFQSFLTNGSY; encoded by the exons ATGTTGTCCTGCGGGCTGCTGATGTGTGTGCTCGCCGTGTTGCAGCTCGGCTCCTGGGCTCAGTACTCCCCGGACGAGGTGACGCATCTGCCGGGTATGATGTTCAAGCCCAACTACCAGCAGTGGTCCGGGTACCTGCGAGTAGGACCGGGGAGGTTTTTCCATTACTG GTTCGTGACCTCTCAGAGGGACCCGCTCAACGACCCTCTGGTGCTCTGGCTGAATGGAGGCCCAGGCTGCAGCTCGCTGGATGGACTCCTGTCAGAGAATGGACCGTTCCAT GTGAACGATAACGGGGCCACACTGTACGAGAACAAATTCAGCTGGAACAAGATCGCCAACGTGCTGTACCTGGAATCTCCAGCAGGGGTGGGATACTCCTACTCTGATGACCAGATATACAAAACCAATGACACCCAG GTTGCTAAGGACAACTATGTAGCGCTGCAGGGTTTCTTTACCAAGTTCCCAAATTTCACTAAAAATGACTTCTTCATCTTTGGAGAAAGTTACGGTGGAGTCTACGCCCCAACCCTCAGCCTGCTGGTGGCTACTGGACCTGCCAGGATCAACCTCAAG GGCTTCGCAGTGGGAAACGGAATCAGCAGCTTTGCTCTCAATGACCAGAGTTTGATCTACTTTGGTTACTACCACGGCCTCTTTGGAGAAGA TTTGTGGCGGGATCTGAACAAAAACTGCTGTGAGAAGGGAACCTGTAACTTTCACAACTCTACGTTGGAATCCTGCCAGGAGCTG GTGATGGAGGCCTTCGATATTGTGTATAGCAGTGGACTGAATGAGTACGCCCTCTACTTGGACTGCGAGGGTCCCAATAGATTCCACAGAGGCTATGAGAAGACCATGAGTCATCTGTTTAAGACCTACAGGAAACCTCCGCAGAGCCGCAAG TTTTCATACAGAGCGACTTCCTCCGTGTCCCTGGGTGAAGTTCCTCCCTGCATAAATAGCACAGCACAGATGAACTGGCTGAACAGGGGCGACGTGAAGAAGGCTCTACACATTCCTGATACATTGCCACCATGGGACATCTGCAG TGATGAAGTTGGAGAGAATTACACCAACCAGTACACAACAATGAAGGATGTGTATCTGAAGCTGCTGTCTCTGGGCCTGCGGGCGCTCGTCTACAACGGAGACACTGACATGGCCTGTAACTTCCTGGGAGACCAGTGGTTTGTGGAGGATCTCGGCATAAAG GCCACCACAAAGTACCAGCACTGGATTCATGAGGAGCAGATTGCAGGATTCTACCAACAGTTTGGAAACGTAACCTTCCTCACAATCAAG gGTGCCGGCCACATGGTTCCTCAGTGGGCTCCAGGTCCAGCTTTTCACATGTTCCAGTCCTTCCTAACCAATGGCTCCTACTGA
- the LOC128440657 gene encoding transcription factor E2F4, producing the protein MSAQATGTSRQLSSLRLLTTKFVELLQEAKGGLLDLKVAMRLLAIRRKRRLYDIINVLEGIGLISRVTSHYIKWRGTTPGQNILQLNHRLTQLKLEVRGLMEMELMLDLQTLWVTQSLRNTTDDCSNLNYVNHEDICNCFSGHTLLAVRAPSGTKLDVPIPKAAKNRPAKYQVHLKSISGPIDVLLLSKRSAGSAPVVLPVPPPEDILRNAKLAMSSSHVTESGANSRQAATEGTKQQQHHASPLINSELMRSPFCE; encoded by the exons ATGTCCGCCCAGGCCACTGGAACCTCCAGACAACTGAGTAGCCTCCGTTTGCTCACCACCAAGTTCGTCGAGTTACTGCAAGAAGCAAAGGGAGGACTGCTGGACCTCAAAGTG GCTATGAGGCTCCTGGCTATCAGACGGAAGAGGCGATTGTATGACATCATAAATGTGTTGGAGGGCATTGGACTCATTAGTAGGGTCACAAGCCACTATATAAAGTGGAG GGGTACGACGCCAGGACAGAATATTCTCCAGTTAAACCACCGACTGACCCAGTTAAAGTTGGAGGTGAGGGGCCTGATGGAGATGGAGTTGATGTTGGACCTGCAGACATTGTGGGTCACACAGAGCCTCAGAAACACGACAGACGACTGCAGCAA CCTGAATTATGTGAATCATGAAGATATCTGCAACTGCTTCAGTG GCCACACACTCCTGGCAGTACGAGCACCATCTGGCACAAAGTTAGACGTTCCCATACCCAAAGCT GCCAAGAACCGTCCAGCAAAGTACCAGGTCCATCTGAAAAGCATCAGCGGCCCCATAGATGTCCTGCTCCTTAGCAAACGCTCTGCAGGCTCGGCTCCTGTCGTCCTGCCGGTCCCACCGCCAGAAGACATTTTACGGAACGCCAAGTTAGCAATGTCCTCTTCACATGTGACAGAAAGCGGCGCTAATTCAAGACAGGCGGCCACAGAGGGAacgaagcagcagcagcatcatgcaTCGCCGCTTATTAACAGTGAGCTCATGCGTTCACCTTTTTGTGAGTAA